The following are from one region of the Salvia splendens isolate huo1 chromosome 2, SspV2, whole genome shotgun sequence genome:
- the LOC121785626 gene encoding uncharacterized protein LOC121785626 isoform X2 has product MDFHSMNRKQLQALCKKHKIPANLSNLEMANRLTKFLQEENVSEIESGVEVVNKKSKKVRFSPEHELIEFTRSPIKIKRRSRRNSVSGRDSNWSIEMEAEIVGREGSTMQTGELKLVEAEVKQNKRGRKAVKCNDGKKFASAVDSCEDGQLEMEVRPVRMTRLRGKTEAEVEMKCAKDDCKRDEKASDSVKNAGHTEIAENHSRVTRSKAQKVTEAPAAKEKRGRKEVKNIGKVAAVRAETGDNRDSLSKRGDEGEEKSATGSDERTAGEHVTVEHQLVLRRSKRKVNRVGESEMLICDTREHENGKVKGSTKTIKLLASGVLEVDTEISGVEGDQGRGAVLKIEEPNRRKTVIDYTSLIGDTLRSSLTQPDIVPEVSKGEKMVIQPIGVTRRSRRKTISVKLVSTSDTDSAAENLDAEKPKSESCLGEKENFAVVQKNTRVIRNTSKCKPPGSLDKVGTDSAAENIDAEKHISESCLGEKENVAAVQKNMRLTRNTSKCKPPGPLDKIGGDSNIHQKNNVTKRKRGQVTGDAMIKNNDTISGEQSLTGRSSAKVVSPTAKGKFSDEMNQPHRLDKPKTLDTSSHHDSSGIGESLFLNVQLSVSKDSESANNSCSKNIISDVDLTSIKETHEMKEEVSAADSADNSCMNLANEGKLVNSNANAASTSKSAARGTESSASEDQICNSSIVEVKEGKLLLEFDVQESVEQNIKEVDRNGSEARMYSQAEDSGCDNKINDQVLAEGLNVPEEEGSAETCSSADRFLHGDRTDVTTDLEVAETEVDEHVKPCISLADHHNDQDDLELGASSNILDINNEDTSRTPGAFESCGTDYTHSKSSSKLKEPSLGMTMHHVDDVDKGFETFYHNGRASELAEADERGCSKDQSNSSDQFNESNMPELCHSERNAGIASPDGSIFKGEYLFMNSDKLCTDSTGVNLKKGHDDVQVDKLFDQEGRYGITPQEKENFSGEHSVEDFNEQGLSQHDSPSIAPTTTCKSTGDHKSSNSQKTDPCSPSCDSETQAEKQKSLVANSNELAHSNKKQVTLSSASELAGNAVCFLTSSEMKDAVGLIADEDDEEVSAEASISYVKSCSVNKIAAGSLGDVKFQDTVETVEHENLVARMTESDADEEATLATSRQIWAEAEVQNLFGTSDQYAPPGLSDTFCQGSERANITMSENKSTPSNIGILTEKQEKEMDEESGIESDANIYENVLESLFATPVKIATPCKTEETYSYDSILDGSVTSVHEGSVTMKENVPTGVTSNEKAQNAGYEIENNLGTGAALPGHGGDDICEDANNVESFDRVLDGSATLVQEWSEAMKENVATEVTSNEKANTGGYEIGGNLGTGAALSDNGGDDICEDVNEVERVLDGSVTWIQECSEAMKENVATVVTSNEKAHNAGYEVESNLGTGAALSNNGGDAIFEDVNEVESFELLNTFTGVLFEAEYDGCEALEDQLTHSKEECLLESNSITEEDIEEHAIPLAEPCLNDEETEKSIISVSGSPRDLYELRPESLSCKSEAHNKFNGEMTQSTTSELFDANLQKSDVPENSHLPSACNNDHDNSRETSIKTSNDPEVENIGSFNKGISPLISLKASPDCEESILGRDDQYEAKKLDEQDGIPKCSQDISDELHTNSEVAIQGNVSIGYNNSRELEQLVSSDELDNKSKEAKGMETITQTNNTDAAAEHGSFACRTVSGDDKKLETGEPVLSLDEEKVQDAGFEHENSSCVGDLLSDDRGEDTCGKMNDVETVEFKVTSTNVLSKTEYDGEASVEQFPENTKEGQKGTSFIPEDNEEKVTSLETDSGNELTEEYLNILSGTPKNLDKNGGCQDMLFDNVLSESVSCKSRADYKSEQEIIQSSEVEDELSDADLQKSNISKNSQNVIDEGTYLPLSSEASPLSDELTQNKICGVMICDEIDAKGKSSQDVSDESHTNSEVAIPKGLSDSNNQTEDAGLACGLELERTSLETNEAGTATQDLNKGVHPRDLGSSVCGAELHLHVRDENTDSLKGDNSMKDTEEAETLTTQMVQFPIELQFEKNVEDFKNDTHALSNSPASGSDEILRESDVAGTIKEYIDSESSLPVIFENSGASLPSDMLADTDEIVASEKSAMPINEKDIAARLDCLTPMMEISSHSSKDEDTVPSLECLNTEQEEVTLSTELAQVSGKAANSHERVDEGNTIKLDADEDGHITACSTKRKNARTILIHGTPGKLIAADMKENELNQKRSNIGDITAARPAKRRPLQDLRRK; this is encoded by the exons ATGGATTTCCACTCCATGAATCGCAAACAGCTTCAGGCATTATGCAAGAAGCACAAGATTCCCGCTAATTTGTCTAATCTCGAGATGGCCAACAGGCTCACGAAATTTCTCCAG GAAGAAAATGTGAGCGAAATCGAATCGGGTGTTGAGGTTGtgaataaaaaaagtaagaaagtaCGATTTAGTCCGGAGCATGAATTGATTGAGTTTACCAGATCgccaataaaaattaaaagaagaagTAGGAGGAATTCTGTTTCAGGGAGAGATAGTAATTGGTCAATTGAAATGGAGGCAGAAATTGTGGGTAGAGAGGGTAGCACTATGCAAACTGGAGAGTTGAAGTTAGTGGAGGCAGAGGTTAAGCAGAATAAGAGAGGAAGGAAGGCTGTGAAATGTAATGATGGAAAAAAATTTGCTTCTGCTGTTGATAGTTGTGAAGATGGCCAGTTGGAAATGGAAGTTAGGCCAGTTAGAATGACGAGGTTGAGAGGGAAGACGGAAGCAGAGGTCGAGATGAAATGTGCAAAAGATGATTGTAAGAGAGACGAGAAAGCTTCAGATAGTGTCAAGAATGCTGGGCACACTGAGATTGCGGAGAATCATAGTAGGGTTACCAGGTCTAAGGCACAGAAAGTGACAGAAGCTCCTGCAGCAAAGGAGAAAAGAGGGAGAAAAGAAGTGAAAAATATTGGTAAGGTAGCTGCTGTTAGAGCTGAGACTGGTGACAATAGAGACTCTTTGAGTAAGAGAGGGGATGAGGGTGAAGAAAAATCAGCTACGGGTTCAGATGAGAGAACTGCAGGAGAACATGTGACTGTTGAACATCAACTTGTTTTAAGGAGATCTAAAAGGAAAGTGAACCGGGTTGGTGAATCTGAGATGTTGATTTGTGATACAAGGGAACATGAAAATGGCAAGGTCAAGGGCTCAACAAAGACAATAAAGTTGTTGGCATCAGGTGTTCTGGAAGTGGATACAGAAATTAGTGGAGTTGAAGGGGATCAAGGTAGAGGAGCAGTTCTGAAAATTGAAGAACCTAACAGGAGGAAGACCGTGATTGATTATACTAGTCTTATAGGTGATACATTGAGAAGCTCACTGACACAGCCAGATATTGTTCCTGAAGTTTCTAAAGGTGAGAAGATGGTTATCCAGCCTATTGGAGTTACAAGGAGGTCTAGGCGTAAGACTATAAGTGTGAAATTGGTTTCTACTAGTGATACTGATTCAGCTGCAGAGAATCTCGATGCAGAAAAGCCTAAAAGTGAATCATGTCTAGGAGAGAAGGAGAATTTTGCAGTAGTTCAGAAGAATACGCGAGTAATAAGGAATACTTCCAAATGTAAGCCACCAGGGTCTCTAGACAAGGTTGGTACTGATTCAGCTGCAGAGAATATTGATGCAGAAAAGCATATAAGTGAATCATGTTTAGGAGAGAAGGAGAATGTTGCAGCAGTTCAGAAGAATATGCGATTAACAAGGAATACTTCCAAATGTAAGCCACCAGGGCCTCTAGACAAGATTGGTGGAGATTCTAATATTCACCAGAAGAACAACGTAACGAAGAGAAAAAGAGGTCAGGTCACAGGAGATGCCATGATAAAGAACAATGATACAATCTCTGGAGAACAGTCATTGACAGGAAGAAGCAGTGCCAAAGTTGTGTCTCCAACTGCGAAAGGCAAATTTTCTGATGAGATGAACCAACCACACAGACTAGACAAGCCCAAGACGCTTGACACTTCATCTCATCACGATTCTTCGGGAATTGGGGAATCGTTGTTCTTGAATGTTCAGCTGTCCGTTTCAAAAGATTCAGAAAGTGCTAACAACTCGTGTTCCAAAAATATCATTAGTGATGTGGATCTGACGTCTATAAAAGAGACTCATGAAATGAAGGAAGAGGTCTCTGCTGCTGATAGTGCTGACAATTCTTGTATGAACTTGGCCAATGAAGGAAAGTTGGTGAACTCAAACGCAAATGCAGCATCCACATCCAAGAGTGCAGCTCGGGGCACTGAGTCCTCAGCTTCTGAGGATCAAATTTGTAACAGCAGCATTGTGGAAGTGAAAGAGGGCAAGTTACTATTGGAGTTTGATGTCCAGGAATCAGTTGAGCAGAATATAAAAGAAGTGGATAGGAATGGCTCAGAAGCTCGGATGTATAGCCAAGCGGAAGATTCTGGATGCGACAACAAAATCAATGACCAAGTACTTGCAGAAGGCTTAAATGTTCCGGAAGAGGAAGGTTCTGCTGAGACATGCTCTTCTGCTGACAGATTTTTGCATGGTGATCGAACAGATGTTACGA CTGACCTAGAAGTAGCAGAGACTGAAGTGGATGAACACGTAAAACCATGTATCAGCTTGGCTGATCACCATAATGATCAAGATGACTTAGAGTTAGGAGCATCCAGTAATATTTTGGACATCAATAACGAAGATACATCCCGAACACCTGGAGCCTTTGAGTCTTGTG GGACTGATTATACCCACTCAAAGAGTTCTTCAAAACTGAAGGAGCCATCTTTAGGCATGACTATGCATCATGTTGATGATGTGGACAAAGGATTTGAAACCTTCTACCATAACGGTAGAGCTTCAGAATTGGCTGAAGCTGACGAAAGAGGTTGCTCAAAAGATCAAAGTAATTCAAGTGACCAGTTCAATGAATCCAATATGCCTGAGCTATGTCATAGTGAGAGAAATGCTGGAATAGCCTCACCAGATGGAAGTATCTTTAAAGgtgaatatttatttatgaattCTGATAAGCTTTGTACAGATAGCACTGgtgttaatttaaaaaaaggtcatgatgatgttcaagtggATAAGTTATTCGATCAAGAAGGAAGATACGGGATCACACCACAAGAGAAGGAAAACTTTTCTGGTGAACATTCAGTCGAGGATTTTAATGAGCAAGGGCTGTCACAACATGATTCCCCTTCTATAGCACCCACCACCACGTGCAAAAGCACTGGAGATCATAAGAGCTCTAATTCACAGAAAACTGATCCTTGTAGCCCCTCTTGTGATTCTGAAACTCAAG CGGAGAAGCAAAAGAGTCTAGTGGCCAATTCCAATGAACTTGCACACTCTAATAAGAAGCAGGTAACTTTGAGCAGTGCAAGTGAACTGGCAGGAAATGCAGTATGCTTCTTAACGAGTTCTGAGATGAAAGATGCTGTAGGCCTCATTGCTGATGAAGATG ATGAAGAGGTTTCGGCTGAGGCAAGCATTTCATATGTCAAAAGTTGCTCTGTCAACAAGATAGCGGCTGGAAGTCTTGGTGATGTGAAGTTTCAAGACACCGTGGAAACTGTTGAACATGAAAACCTGGTAGCAAGGATGACAGAGTCAGATGCAGATGAAGAGGCTACTCTTGCGACATCTAGGCAGATCTGGGCAG AAGCTGAAGTTCAGAATCTGTTTGGAACCTCGGACCAATATGCTCCTCCTGGTCTAAGTGACACTTTCTGTCAAGGATCTGAACGAGCAAATATTACAATGTCGGAGAACAAATCAACTCCCAGCAATATTGGCATCTTGACTGAGAAGCAGGAAAAAGAGATGGATGAAGAAAGTGGTATCGAGAGTGATGCTAACATCTATG AAAATGTGCTAGAATCTCTGTTTGCAACACCAGTAAAGATTGCGACTCCCTGCAAGACAGAGGAAACTTATTCTTATGACAGTATATTGGACGGAAGTGTGACGTCGGTTCATGAAGGGTCGGTGACAATGAAGGAAAATGTTCCTACAGGAGTTACGTCCAATGAAAAGGCTCAGAATGCTGGATATGAGATTGAGAACAACTTAGGCACTGGAGCTGCATTACCAGGTCATGGGGGAGATGACATTTGCGAAGATGCAAATAATGTTGAGAGTTTTGACAGAGTATTGGACGGAAGTGCAACATTGGTTCAGGAATGGTCAGAAGCAATGAAGGAAAATGTTGCTACAGAAGTTACGTCCAATGAAAAGGCAAATACTGGGGGATATGAGATTGGGGGCAACTTAGGCACTGGAGCTGCATTATCAGATAATGGTGGGGATGACATTTGCGAAGATGTAAACGAGGTTGAGAGAGTACTGGACGGAAGTGTGACATGGATTCAGGAATGCTCAGAGGCAATGAAGGAAAATGTTGCTACAGTAGTTACATCCAATGAAAAGGCACATAATGCAGGATATGAGGTTGAGAGCAACTTAGGCACTGGAGCTGCATTATCAAATAATGGCGGAGATGCCATTTTTGAAGATGTAAACGAGGTTGAGAGTTTTGAATTGCTGAATACTTTCACTGGAGTTCTTTTTGAAGCTGAATATGACGGTTGTGAAGCTTTGGAGGATCAGTTGACCCATAGCAAAGAGGAGTGCCTTCTAGAAAGTAATTCAATAACAGAAGAAGACATAGAAGAGCATGCCATTCCTCTAGCAGAACCCTGTCTTAATGACGAAGAAACAGAGAAAAGTATTATTAGCGTATCTGGGTCACCACGGGATTTATATGAACTTAGGCCAGAATCACTTAGTTGTAAGAGTGAAGCTCATAATAAGTTTAATGGGGAAATGACTCAAAGTACTACATCTGAATTATTTGATGCCAATCTTCAGAAATCTGATGTTCCTGAGAACAGTCATCTTCCCTCTGCCTGCAATAATGATCATGACAATTCAAGGGAAACATCGATAAAGACTTCCAATGATCCAGAAGTGGAAAATATTGGCAGCTTCAATAAAG GTATATCTCCCCTGATTTCTTTGAAGGCCTCTCCTGATTGTGAAGAATCAATACTAGGGAGAGATGATCAATATGAAGCCAAGAAATTGGATGAACAAGATGGAATCCCAAAATGCTCCCAGGATATTTCTGATGAATTGCATACCAACAGTGAAGTGGCAATTCAGGGAAATGTTTCAATTGGTTACAATAACAGTCGGGAACTGGAGCAGCTTGTAAGTTCTGATGAACTTGACAACAAAAGTAAGGAGGCCAAAGGGATGGAAACGATCACACAGACAAATAACACAGATGCAGCTGCAG AGCATGGATCATTTGCCTGCAGGACAGTATCTGGAGATGATAAAAAGTTAGAAACTGGAGAGCCTGTTCTCAGTTTAGATGAGGAAAAGGTGCAAGATGCTGGATTTGAACATGAAAACAGCTCATGCGTTGGAGATTTATTGTCAGATGATCGTGGAGAAGACACTTGTGGAAAGATGAACGATGTTGAGACTGTTGAGTTCAAAGTTACCTCCACTAATGTTCTTTCTAAAACAGAATATGATGGTGAAGCTTCTGTGGAGCAGTTTCCTGAGAACACAAAGGAGGGCCAGAAAGGAACTAGCTTCATCCCAGAAGACAATGAAGAAAAGGTCACTTCTCTAGAAACAGACAGTGGCAATGAATTGACAGAGGAATATCTTAATATCTTGTCTGGCACACCAAAGAATTTGGATAAAAATGGAGGCTGCCAAGACATGTTATTTGATAATGTTCTGTCAGAAAGCGTCAGTTGTAAGAGTAGAGCTGATTATAAATCCGAGCAGGAAATTATACAAAGTAGTGAAGTTGAAGATGAGTTATCTGATGCTGATCTACAAAAGTCTAACATTTCTAAGAATAGTCAGAATGTCATAGATGAAG GTACCTATCTGCCTCTATCTTCAGAGGCTTCCCCTCTCTCTGATGAACTTACacaaaacaaaatttgtggAGTTATGATTTGTGATGAGATAGATGCCAAAGGAAAATCCTCTCAAGATGTGTCTGATGAGTCGCATACTAACAGTGAAGTGGCCATTCCAAAAGGCCTTTCAGATAGTAACAACCAGACTGAGGATGCTGGGCTTGCTTGCGGTCTTGAACTTGAGAGAACATCCCTGGAGACAAATGAGGCAGGCACAGCCACACAGGATCTTAACAAAGGTGTTCATCCTAGAG ACCTTGGTTCTTCTGTTTGTGGTGCAGAACTGCATCTCCACGTAAGAGATGAAAATACTGACAGTTTAAAGGGAGACAATAGCATGAAGGACACTGAAGAGGCTGAGACTTTAACTACTCAAATGGTTCAGTTTCCCATTGAGCTTCAATTTGAGAAGAATGTGGAAGACTTCAAGAATGATACTCACGCACTCTCAAACTCGCCAGCCTCTGGATCTGATGAGATTTTAAGGGAAAGTGACGTGGCAGGCACAATTAAAGAGTACATTGATTCTGAATCTTCTCTGCCTGTGATCTTTGAAAACTCTGGTGCCAGCCTCCCGAGTGACATGTTGGCAGATACTGATGAAATAGTCGCTAGTGAAAAATCAGCCATGCCCATTAACGAAAAGGACATTGCTGCTAGGCTTGACTGCCTAACTCCAATGATGGAGATATCTTCCCACTCGTCCAAGGATGAAGATACTGTGCCATCACTTGAATGCCTCAATACAGAACAAGAGGAAGTCACACTGTCAACCGAACTTGCTCAAGTCTCCGGGAAAGCAGCAAATTCCCATGAACGCGTTGATGAAG GCAATACTATTAAGCTTGATGCTGATGAAGATGGGCATATTACGGCTTGTTCGACCAAGAGGAAGAATGCTAGAACCATTTTGATCCATGGGACCCCCGGTAAGCTTATTGCTGCAGACATGAAGGAGAACGAGCTGAACCAGAAGCGCTCGAACATAGGTGATATCACAGCAGCAAGACCAGCAAAGAGGAGACCCTTACAGGATCTTCGAAGGAAATAA